A window of the Acidobacteriota bacterium genome harbors these coding sequences:
- the rseP gene encoding RIP metalloprotease RseP, whose translation MLLLERAFYLILVLGTLVFVHEFGHFLAAKFFGVRVEIFSLGFGPRLAGFRRGGTDYRVAAIPLGGYVKMAGEYDEEARPDDPGLFQAKPRWQRLVVFFAGPAMNVLLAIVLWWGILVYGDVELDIPQGPPVVEEVRPDSPAAAAGIQPGDRILALGDTRLESYAQYGKEVLFRPGQEVEYLIEREGRQMRRSVRIAMDPLHGVGYDGIGVATSIIVRAVLEGSPAAVGGLEVGDRIAGIDGHAPASMESLIEYIQQRAGQELLFEIVRGDRRLEIPVVPERVEEGRGQIGVSLGYPGRIVRYPPGAALMRALGRAGENVRLLLRTVSSLVRMEVGVGVLSGPLEIARITQDQAQHGWRPLFGLLAFISINLGIFNLLPIPVLDGGNILILLVESSIRRDLAPQVKERVLQLGFVVLLTFAVTVIALDLRKAFVTRPQQAPVSAPESAE comes from the coding sequence ATGCTGCTGCTGGAACGCGCGTTCTATCTGATCCTGGTGCTGGGAACGCTGGTGTTCGTCCACGAGTTCGGGCACTTCCTGGCGGCGAAGTTCTTCGGTGTTCGGGTGGAGATCTTCTCCCTGGGGTTCGGTCCGCGACTGGCCGGATTCAGGCGGGGCGGGACGGACTACCGGGTGGCGGCGATCCCCCTCGGCGGCTACGTGAAGATGGCCGGCGAGTACGATGAAGAAGCCAGGCCCGACGATCCCGGGCTGTTCCAGGCCAAGCCCCGCTGGCAGCGACTGGTGGTGTTCTTCGCCGGGCCCGCGATGAACGTGTTGCTGGCCATCGTCCTGTGGTGGGGCATCCTCGTCTACGGCGACGTGGAGCTCGATATCCCCCAGGGCCCGCCGGTCGTGGAGGAGGTCCGGCCGGATTCACCGGCGGCGGCGGCGGGAATTCAGCCCGGCGACCGCATCCTCGCCCTCGGCGACACACGCCTGGAGTCCTACGCGCAGTACGGCAAGGAAGTGCTTTTCCGTCCGGGGCAGGAGGTGGAGTACCTGATCGAGCGGGAAGGCCGGCAGATGCGTCGGTCCGTGCGCATCGCCATGGACCCGCTCCACGGCGTGGGCTACGACGGCATCGGTGTGGCGACCTCGATCATCGTGCGTGCCGTGCTCGAGGGTTCCCCCGCCGCGGTCGGGGGACTCGAGGTGGGAGACCGGATCGCCGGGATCGACGGTCATGCCCCGGCCAGCATGGAGTCGCTGATCGAATACATTCAGCAGCGGGCCGGTCAGGAGCTGCTCTTCGAGATCGTGCGCGGCGATCGGCGACTGGAGATTCCCGTCGTCCCGGAGCGGGTGGAAGAAGGTCGCGGGCAGATCGGGGTCAGCCTGGGCTATCCCGGCAGAATCGTACGCTATCCGCCCGGAGCGGCCCTGATGCGCGCTCTCGGGCGGGCCGGTGAGAACGTCCGGCTGCTACTGCGCACGGTCTCCTCCCTGGTGCGGATGGAGGTGGGAGTGGGAGTGCTCTCGGGGCCACTCGAGATCGCGCGTATCACCCAGGACCAGGCCCAGCACGGCTGGCGCCCGCTCTTCGGACTGCTGGCCTTCATCAGCATCAACCTGGGCATCTTCAATCTGCTGCCGATTCCGGTGCTCGACGGTGGCAACATCCTGATCCTGCTGGTGGAATCGTCGATTCGGCGCGATCTCGCTCCGCAGGTCAAGGAACGGGTCTTGCAGCTGGGCTTCGTCGTGCTGCTGACCTTCGCCGTGACGGTCATCGCCCTCGATCTGCGCAAGGCGTTCGTCACCCGTCCTCAGCAGGCCCCTGTTTCGGCGCCCGAATCAGCCGAGTAG
- a CDS encoding helix-hairpin-helix domain-containing protein encodes MPEFHRTKSVRSLIVLSLLLLTCLLASATFSAAAPAPAEKAAAPSAAQVDINRASLNELTSLKGIGPALAGRIVAYRKEHGAFRRVEDLLEVKGIGPKLLARLKPHIQVGPAAHKPSAGGRK; translated from the coding sequence ATGCCTGAGTTCCATAGAACCAAGTCCGTTCGAAGCCTGATCGTGCTCTCGCTCCTGCTGCTCACTTGCCTCCTCGCCTCCGCGACCTTCTCGGCGGCGGCTCCCGCGCCGGCGGAGAAGGCCGCCGCCCCGAGTGCGGCCCAGGTCGACATCAACCGGGCCAGCCTGAACGAGCTGACGTCCCTCAAGGGGATCGGGCCCGCCCTCGCCGGGCGCATCGTCGCCTACCGGAAGGAGCACGGCGCGTTTCGGCGGGTCGAAGATCTGCTCGAGGTGAAGGGGATCGGCCCCAAGCTGCTGGCCCGCCTCAAGCCGCACATCCAGGTCGGCCCGGCGGCCCACAAGCCCTCGGCCGGGGGAAGGAAGTGA
- the gcvT gene encoding glycine cleavage system aminomethyltransferase GcvT — translation MSDLQRTPLHERHLAAGARMVPFAGFEMPVQYRGLVEEHRAVRTAAGLFDVSHMGEFFVLGSGAAELLDLLTPSRISALDVGRAVYTALTTERGTFVDDILVYRLGEERFLLVVNAANLEKDRRWITDRCGDFDLRFEDRSEHFALLALQGPRARGILSRLAEDFDALAVKYYRVVEGKVAGRQVIASRTGYTGEMGWEIFIEAPAAPVVWDALLEAGADDGLQPAGLGARDSLRLEAALPLYGNDIDDQTTVLEAGLGFIIDWDKPRFIGRQALLAQRERGVTRRRAGLEIVGRGIARKGHAIVHDGEKVGEISSGTWSPTLEKAIAMAYLPVGLAVPGTDILVEVRGRQLPARVVEMPFYRRAKKKRSPAT, via the coding sequence ATGAGCGACCTCCAGCGCACGCCGCTGCACGAGCGTCACCTGGCCGCCGGCGCCAGGATGGTGCCCTTCGCAGGGTTCGAGATGCCGGTGCAGTACCGGGGACTGGTGGAGGAGCATCGGGCGGTCCGGACGGCGGCCGGTCTCTTCGATGTCAGCCACATGGGAGAGTTCTTCGTCCTCGGTTCCGGGGCGGCGGAGCTGCTCGATCTCCTCACTCCGAGCCGGATCTCGGCCCTGGATGTCGGCCGGGCGGTCTACACGGCGTTGACCACGGAGAGGGGAACCTTCGTCGACGACATTCTCGTTTACCGACTGGGAGAAGAACGTTTTCTCCTGGTGGTCAACGCGGCGAACCTGGAGAAGGACCGTCGCTGGATCACCGACCGCTGCGGCGACTTCGATCTGCGTTTCGAAGACCGCTCGGAGCACTTCGCCCTGCTGGCCCTGCAGGGGCCGCGGGCCCGCGGGATCCTCTCCCGCCTGGCGGAGGACTTCGACGCCCTGGCAGTCAAGTACTACCGCGTGGTCGAAGGGAAGGTGGCCGGTCGGCAGGTGATCGCCTCCCGCACGGGTTACACCGGCGAGATGGGCTGGGAGATTTTCATCGAGGCCCCCGCGGCGCCGGTGGTCTGGGATGCCCTGCTCGAGGCGGGGGCGGATGACGGTCTGCAGCCCGCGGGGCTGGGGGCGCGGGACTCCCTGCGCCTCGAGGCCGCCTTGCCTCTCTATGGCAACGATATCGACGATCAGACCACGGTGCTCGAAGCGGGGCTCGGTTTCATCATCGACTGGGACAAGCCCCGTTTCATCGGCCGGCAGGCCCTGCTCGCCCAGCGGGAACGTGGCGTGACGCGGAGGCGCGCGGGCCTCGAGATCGTCGGCCGTGGTATCGCGCGCAAGGGGCACGCGATCGTGCACGATGGTGAAAAAGTCGGAGAGATCAGCTCGGGTACGTGGTCGCCGACACTGGAGAAGGCGATCGCCATGGCCTACCTGCCCGTCGGTTTGGCCGTGCCGGGAACAGATATCTTGGTAGAGGTCCGAGGGCGCCAGCTTCCCGCGCGGGTGGTGGAGATGCCCTTCTATCGGCGAGCGAAGAAGAAACGCTCCCCGGCGACTTGA
- the gcvH gene encoding glycine cleavage system protein GcvH — MPRPEDCLFTKDHEWLHVEGGKARLGITDFAQGELGDIVYVDLGEAGRSVARGEELGTIESVKAVAEVYAPVAGEVTALNDQLADAPEKVNEEPFGDGWLAVLEVADASELDGLMNFEAYQRFLEEEDH; from the coding sequence ATGCCGCGTCCGGAAGATTGCCTGTTTACCAAGGACCACGAGTGGCTCCACGTCGAAGGCGGCAAGGCCCGGCTTGGAATCACCGATTTCGCGCAGGGGGAACTGGGGGACATCGTGTACGTCGACCTCGGCGAGGCGGGTCGCAGCGTCGCCAGGGGCGAAGAACTGGGCACCATCGAATCCGTCAAGGCGGTGGCCGAGGTTTACGCCCCGGTGGCGGGCGAGGTGACGGCCCTCAACGATCAGCTCGCCGATGCGCCGGAGAAGGTGAACGAAGAGCCTTTCGGTGACGGATGGCTGGCCGTGCTGGAAGTGGCCGATGCTTCCGAACTGGACGGGCTGATGAACTTCGAGGCGTATCAGCGCTTCCTCGAGGAGGAAGACCACTGA